A stretch of the Planctomycetota bacterium genome encodes the following:
- a CDS encoding class I SAM-dependent methyltransferase has protein sequence MGALGIIRGQFRGRRHPLVDLLAMPAPPPAVSHGEHATTDRARAEAVLGEMYRRGRVPALEGPKEFDLFPVGLTEGPGRALAELLRGEGAHATLETGFAFGLSALWILSATSGPHTAVDLCQTSDYLGAGVRAVREAQLGHRLTLIERDSALALPELVTRGASFDAGFIDGNHRFEGVFLDLCFALRLVRPGGLVILDDRWMPSVRAAADYAARNLGVPLVTLDDHAAERRFIALRRPASEPTLAWDGFEAFGAEGMALPGEVDAGWGADRPNRPFGSAST, from the coding sequence GTGGGGGCACTGGGCATCATTCGCGGCCAATTTCGGGGCCGCCGCCACCCGCTGGTCGATCTGCTTGCCATGCCCGCGCCGCCGCCCGCCGTGTCCCACGGCGAACACGCGACCACCGACCGAGCCCGGGCCGAGGCGGTGCTCGGCGAGATGTACCGCCGCGGCCGCGTGCCCGCCCTCGAGGGGCCCAAGGAGTTCGATCTGTTCCCGGTCGGCCTGACCGAGGGCCCCGGGCGGGCCCTGGCCGAGCTGCTCCGAGGCGAGGGGGCGCACGCGACCCTCGAGACGGGCTTCGCCTTCGGCCTGAGCGCCCTCTGGATCCTGTCGGCGACGAGCGGGCCGCACACCGCGGTCGATCTATGCCAGACCAGCGACTACCTCGGCGCCGGCGTCCGCGCCGTCCGCGAGGCGCAGCTCGGGCATCGGCTGACGCTGATCGAGCGGGACTCGGCGTTGGCGCTGCCCGAGTTGGTCACCAGGGGCGCCAGCTTCGACGCCGGCTTCATCGACGGCAACCACCGCTTCGAGGGCGTGTTCCTCGACCTGTGCTTCGCGCTGCGGCTCGTGCGGCCCGGCGGGCTGGTGATCCTCGACGATCGCTGGATGCCGTCCGTGCGCGCCGCCGCCGACTACGCGGCGCGGAACCTGGGCGTGCCCCTCGTCACCCTCGATGACCACGCCGCCGAGCGCCGCTTCATCGCGCTGCGTCGGCCGGCGTCGGAGCCAACCCTCGCGTGGGATGGGTTCGAGGCGTTCGGTGCGGAGGGCATGGCGTTGCCGGGGGAGGTGGATGCGGGGTGGGGCGCCGATCGTCCCAATCGGCCGTTTGGCAGCGCGAGCACGTAG
- the lipA gene encoding lipoyl synthase, producing MAPTTSASPTPDAPPSTAEARIDRGIARHPRPAGGNPLRRVDKPVLSLTDRVLNNEGPQQLQNKRKPSWLKAKLPGGPGYERVKAIMDEHGLFTVCQEAGCPNMGECWARGVATIMILGDTCTRACGFCNVKTGRPPTLDKDEPRRVAESLRLMHQEAKLKHVVITSVNRDELRDGGAGIWAETILRGREACPGMSLEVLIPDFMGDWAALQMVIDARPHIINHNLECVRRMYPAVRPSAKFDRSLELLRRVKEQGGVAKTGIMVGIGEKDEEVIALFDDVLEGTRAKGPDGTEDACDILTIGQYLQPTRNHLPIDRWVHPDTFAMYKEEGLKRGFKVVESGPLVRSSYHADHQADVLSTIEVERGRRAT from the coding sequence ATGGCTCCGACGACCTCCGCCAGCCCCACGCCCGACGCCCCGCCCAGCACCGCGGAGGCGCGCATCGACCGTGGGATCGCCCGCCACCCGAGACCCGCGGGCGGCAACCCGCTCCGCCGGGTCGATAAGCCCGTGCTGAGCCTCACCGACCGCGTCCTGAACAACGAGGGGCCCCAGCAGCTCCAGAACAAGCGCAAGCCCAGCTGGCTCAAGGCCAAGCTCCCCGGCGGCCCGGGCTACGAGCGGGTCAAGGCCATCATGGACGAGCACGGGCTGTTCACCGTGTGCCAGGAGGCCGGCTGCCCCAACATGGGCGAGTGCTGGGCCCGCGGCGTGGCCACCATCATGATCCTGGGCGATACCTGCACCCGGGCCTGCGGCTTCTGCAACGTCAAGACCGGCCGCCCGCCCACGCTCGACAAGGACGAGCCCCGCCGCGTGGCCGAGAGCCTCCGCCTGATGCACCAGGAGGCCAAGCTCAAGCACGTGGTCATCACCAGCGTCAACCGCGACGAGCTCCGCGATGGCGGCGCCGGCATCTGGGCCGAGACCATCCTCCGGGGGCGCGAGGCCTGCCCCGGCATGAGCCTCGAGGTGCTCATCCCCGACTTCATGGGCGACTGGGCCGCCCTCCAGATGGTCATCGACGCCAGGCCCCACATCATCAACCACAACCTCGAGTGCGTCCGCCGGATGTACCCCGCCGTCCGCCCGAGCGCCAAGTTCGATCGCTCGCTGGAATTACTCCGCCGCGTGAAGGAGCAGGGCGGCGTCGCCAAGACCGGCATCATGGTCGGCATCGGCGAGAAGGACGAGGAAGTGATCGCCCTCTTCGACGACGTGCTCGAAGGCACCCGGGCCAAGGGCCCCGATGGCACCGAGGACGCCTGCGACATCCTGACGATCGGCCAGTACCTGCAGCCGACCCGCAACCACCTACCCATCGACCGCTGGGTGCACCCCGACACCTTTGCTATGTACAAGGAAGAGGGGCTGAAGCGCGGCTTCAAGGTCGTCGAGAGCGGCCCGCTGGTCCGCTCCAGCTACCACGCCGACCACCAGGCCGACGTGCTCAGCACGATCGAGGTGGAGCGGGGCCGGCGGGCGACTTGA